Part of the Vigna radiata var. radiata cultivar VC1973A chromosome 11, Vradiata_ver6, whole genome shotgun sequence genome is shown below.
AATTAAAGGTTTGActctttatataaattaacattcTTAAAAccttagaaaaagaaaacaaaaaagcacatataattttaacatatttattggTTTGAGTCTTCATGTCAATCAACACATTTAATACACACTAAGTACGATAATAAATATGGGTTTTTTCTAAAggaattttaataaattgagaaatatcaaaatagtattcataaaaatattgtttatatctgtatttatttaaataaaccaagtcgtttaattttaagatatcttatatttcatttaagGACATTTCTATTTGCACCATCTTTTCTCTCAccacacctttttttttcatagtgtTATTTAATAGGTACCTCTAACCCTTCACTTTGCATCCCTCACCctatctttctctcttcttccacCTTTGGCACCAAGCTTTTCCCTTTTCTGGTTTCTCCCTCTCTGTTGCCCTAGTTTTGCAGCACCACCTTATACTCCTATTCATCGGTTAGTTTcaatcttttaatatatttttttcttcaatttcacaGGTTAATCTAAAAACtagattataaattatgttacaaattttaaataataattttgaaattttgctACACTATTTTCTGAAAACTATTTTTTGGAACTCACTctttaaaaacatgttttcgTATCAAAGGTGACAAAATCTTAAACacttttgaaattcaatttctgaaagcattaatatttttacattcttCTTCAAGTGTTGTTATGTGTATCTTTCACTTCTTGATTGTGTGGTTATTCTTGTGGTGTTcactatttttgtttatttaatcgTGCAAATAGATAAATGTAATTGTATATATTCAATACTTATTTTATGCTAATTTTTTCACTCAATGAAACTGAAGTTGCATAAACTCTCATGCGTCTAATCGTATTTGGATGCAGATtgctaattatttatataaaataatgaggaaaacacaaaaaaatctattttatagttttagattattttttttttaatttttctgtgattaaatataaaatgcatCAAGTTAAAGTACAAGAATGTGATCGAGGAATGCtattattgttttgattttatcaGGGTTGATGGTTTCCGAttgaattttgagaaaaaatgaatttttcaatgattttgGAATGTTTTAGTTCTTACAAAATTCTAAAACTGTTCTTCgagttaaatttaataaattaaaatctaaatcaaaTTTATCGATTTTGTTTAAATTCTCATATAGATCAGATTTATTCAAATCAATTAACACCTATGTTTTATTAAGCTCTTGGATTTGATATATAGATCTTTGTTTAGAGTGTCTCTtacatttctttaatatatttttaactttaaaaacaaatgaaatgaaagtaCGAGAAAAGTGAAAAGcactaatatttattatttaatcttaattgtaattacttttatacaaaatcaatatttttaactgAAAATTTCCAAGATTAAGAGGAATCATTAAGTCCAAATCAGttgaattgaaataatatttacataaattcGTATGTCTTTGTCTCTTCTCAACATGGATGACTGAGAGGACTCATGTCTGCATCTTGTCACAAACATATTAcaccaattttcttgtttttttttatttatttatttgttatatatatagacaTCCTTTTCAAATATAATCTCGTTAAACATACTGTTGCAGTAAATGCACACATTTTTATGCATAACAATGATAATATTCGTTCACTGTAATGAAGGATTATTCCCTTTTGCTAAATTTACATCTCATTAGCAATAGATTTCATTTCTATCATTATGTGCAAGTATTTATGCCTCTCTCtatatacacacatacacaaCTTAACATCTAATTATTTATCCAAATTTTTTCAGcagtttaataattaattttaaacccacttattttattttatttttatttgggtATCTCTTTGCTtaaatttcccctaaaaaaaaatttaccttcAATTTGCAAAAAGTTCAGGCATGaatatggtttttgtttttctatgtGCCAATATGCTGATTTGAACAAATATAGTAAATTCTGGAAAATAATTAAAGCGACTTTTTAGAAATACTTCCATTGATTgtttcatttaatgtttttttaggGCAACCGAGATGTACAGACACATTCATTCCCCGTAGCACCTTTGTTCCTCAAAAGTCACTGTTCTGCAAAAGTTGCATCGTTTCAGAAATGGGTGCATAAACAGCGTCAACAAAACCACTCTAGGTTATATATCCTTCACTCCAAACCCTAGCGATTTGCTTTAATTCTAAACATGGCATATGAACCGACATAAATACTTATCTCAAACTTCATCGTTCTCAGGTTTTCATTTTTAACCACGCAAACATGGAAAAGGAGAACCCTTCTTTGGGTGCATTCTCCAACAAGTCTCTATCTGCTCCCTCTGGTGACACCCTCACTCTAATTATCAATCAGCAGGATGAAAGCACCATGAAAACCCCTTGGCAAGTGTTGGATGAACTTCGTGATGAAAGTAGTGATGACGGTGAAAATGACGTTGGTGGTGGGAGTGGTAATCACAGAAGAGGGAAGAGTGGTGTTGGTGATGGAAGTGGTGACCATAATGACAATGGAGTTCGTGGCCGGATTGGTGGTGAGAATGATAATGGTGGTGAGAATGGTAATGGGGTTCCTCCTGTGGCTGTGGCGGTGGCTGTGGCAgtgggtggtggtggtggtaagGTGGAGCAGGTGGAGAGTGGTGTTGTGAAGGAGGGAGTGATggggaaaaagagaaaaacttcTATAGTGAGAGACCCTCCCTCTGGGAAACCTACTTGTCCTCTTTGCCTCAAACAGTTTCCAACATGGAAGGGTGCGTTTGGCCACATGCGGGCACACCCTGATCGTGATTATCGTGGTTTCTTCAAACCTCCTGTGTTTGGATCTCCATCCTCAACCCTAAACAAGGGTGACACCTCACagagtaagaaaaataaaacaaaataaggtCTTTTTATGCGACTCCAACAatgtttgaatgattttgatgtggtTCTTATAAATGGCAGGTGGTGATGGTGAAAACAAGAGTACTGGTGAGGTTAACCATGGAGAGAAAGGGTCAGCATCGCTGCCTATTCAAGTTCTGATGTTTGATCTGAATGAACCAGCAACTGCAGTGGAGAATGCTGGTGAGGCTGTTACAGAAAAGAGTGATGAGAATGGAAAGATTTTTGGATTTGACTTGAATGCTGAGGGAACTGTTTTTGGATTTGACTTGAACGAGATGCCCTTGGCTGAAGAATGAGGGATCAAGATCGACAATTATCTATGTAATACCTAAAAAATGTCGGGCtatttcaataaaatgatgGTGGTCGTTTTGGTTTGTTGTAAGTACTATAATGCTGCTGGTTAATATTATTGTCTctgttgttttcattttaagGGTTTTGAGGAGCAGTGCCTCAGAAAAAAATTATGCCCTAATTAGAAGTTTGGGATACATGTAGTTGAATGCTGTTGATTCAGCTTTATCTACCTTACAAGCGGATATGTTATACAtgtatacaaaataatatagtaCCCTTTTgtgaaatgttatattttagaaagaaaatagagtttgttgtttattttttttggataaattaaaatatattgctACTCCAACCCAAATGAAGAATCCAAAATACGTCCTTGTCGAAACCCAGTGGTACATGAAGATGAACGTAAAGAGAGTACAAAGATTATAGACATCAAACTTGTTAGGTTGCATTGTCCAAACCTTTGATTGTTACCAACTTTCTAACCTTTTACTATTACAAAAATGGGTTTTAAcgttagttatttttatatttaacgtTAATCTAAACTACCGTTTTAGTCCTTAGATTAAAAAAGCGACATCTAGTGACATTGATCCTCATGCCCATCAACATTCATTGGTGAAGACCTGCACCAGAGTTCAAATTTCTGCGAATGAAAGGGAAGGAGTTGACCTCGGCTATGGCAAGGATCAAGTTATAggtctttttaaaataatttatttatttttacaaatttattaaacttgaaaaacaaaaaaccaacACAATTTAGAGTATTGAATGTTTCCAAAAACACATTTTCAAGTTTAAagtatgaaagaaaaaataattgttgttatGATGAGTATGTTTCCATCCCTCCAAAAGATGTCCACTCCTCTTAATTGTGTTTTTAGTTATTGGTGATGGATTCTTTAAGCAttgtaaaaataacataattttattatgtttgtatTCTAATGTTTAAAGTTGAATGTGGTTTGTAATATGTGAAAGATATATATTCTTATGTTATCAATCATGTCTAATTTCTTTTCGAATGATGATTTTGATCCAAGACATAACATAGTAATCATATGTCCATAAATATGACTGTTTGTTACACTAaacatgacaaagaaaataaacaaatatcaaaGTATAAGTTG
Proteins encoded:
- the LOC106776694 gene encoding uncharacterized protein LOC106776694, giving the protein MEKENPSLGAFSNKSLSAPSGDTLTLIINQQDESTMKTPWQVLDELRDESSDDGENDVGGGSGNHRRGKSGVGDGSGDHNDNGVRGRIGGENDNGGENGNGVPPVAVAVAVAVGGGGGKVEQVESGVVKEGVMGKKRKTSIVRDPPSGKPTCPLCLKQFPTWKGAFGHMRAHPDRDYRGFFKPPVFGSPSSTLNKGDTSQSGDGENKSTGEVNHGEKGSASLPIQVLMFDLNEPATAVENAGEAVTEKSDENGKIFGFDLNAEGTVFGFDLNEMPLAEE